The Desulfitobacterium chlororespirans DSM 11544 DNA segment CGGCGTAGCCAGATACAGTTTGAACCGTTTGCTCTCACTTTGAGGCGCAGGAATTGGTCTCATTGAAATCGGTTTACAAATTGCCCCCTTTCCTTCCCCTCCCAATTTGATAAATCCCTCCTGTGGTAAACTGATACCCGTGTAACCAACCACAAAAGATGCCTTATCCATTCGGCGCATATCTACCCGGTAAAGCATATGCTCTTGACTGGAGTGGGTTTGTTTGCTTCGTGTTATACCGATTTTCGGCTCGTTATGAATATAGTCACTTAATTTTTTATAGTAAAATTCTTCAGCCCCTGAGTTTAGATATTCTTTAAATGTTACCGAATCAAGATAACCCTCTAAATCCTGCTCAACTTCCTCCTGATTTTTGGGCTGTAAAAGAAAGGACATCGGGGAGCTGTTAACCCCATCGTTTTTTATGAGAGAGAGAAGACATGCCTTACTATTCCGGGATTTTTTGGGAGTCACGCAATCTAAGGGCATCGGGAAACAGATATCCTGACCCAGTTTCATAAACAAACCGTTAATTATTAGAGCAGCAGTAGGGTCGTCAGGTAGCTGGGCTTTGGCAAAACTCTCCATATGATTGGAAAAGTAGACACTGCGCAAGGCCCCGTAGAAAACAGCCGGAGACGGAGGAAAGTTGCTGTTTGCCCATGTGTCCTCTCCTTTGGCAAAAGATTTACCGTCGCGAAAAAAAAGAGTATCCAATGCTTCAATTTCCAGCATAGCTAAATCACCTCTCTTTGCAGGAATGTTACAATATTTAAAACACTCAAGAAATCCATCGGGTTTTTGCATGAGAAATACAGTTTACTAAGATCCTCTGTCAAAACATTGACCAAATCTGTTCTTCTGTTCTCAAATCTTTCTCTATCCTCTCCTATCAGTTTTTCAACTGTAACAGACCTTCCAACCAATCTCTTTATCTCCGCTTTTATGATAAGGTCGGCGTGGTCAAAGGTATTTCCGTCCGACTCAAAAAGTTTGAGAAAAATTTGATTAAGCTGTTTTATAAATGTCGTAGAAACGTCTTCTTTCTTGACACGCTCCATTAATCTTTCAATCAGCTGAGGTATCCACAAATCATTGCTTCGCCATTTCAAACGGGTCATTTGAGTTTCGCCGGAATGTTTCAAAACGGCTATACCGAAAGCATCTTTGTGTGTATCTATCTCTTTCGCCCACTTTTCCATCTTCTTTGCCCATTTTAAAACTTCAGACAAAGGCGTTTTATAATGAGCAATCGCTATTCCCGCAGAAAACGTAGGTCTATCTTCTGTATATTCCTGGATATTCAATCTTCCAAACCGCTCTCTCAACTCAACCATAACTTTTAAAAGATAGTTTATATTGATGAACCCTAAAAAGTCTTCCCCTCCCGCATAAATAACTCTACCCCTGGGTTCAATAAGTATTTTTTGCACCTCATCGGCAAAATCAACCATCCGGGCGCTTAATGCACTATGGAAGTCATATTGAGAAACCCCCGCTTTTAAATGAGGTTCCCCGTACCATTTCCCCATATCATCTCCATCAAAAAGCATAATGGCGTAATAAGGGGAGCAATGAATTTTATGCTCCTTTATTAACGCGGCTGCTTGAATGGTTTCTTTATTTAAGCTGTCTGATTTTTCTTCAGCGGAAGAATTTTCTACCAGCTTAAATAGGGCCAACTCTTCAACACCTTTCCAAATCCTTTGGTGATCCGGTCTTTCCTTTTTCAGCCGTTCTCCTGCCTCCATCAATGCAATCCGAGCAGTTGACGGAAAACTGCTATCAAAATCTTCCTTAAAATATGGGCCTAAACAGCGTTTTATAAAGTTCGCTGCGTCCAACCCTTCATTATCATCTATCAAACGAATCGGAAAACTCCGGGGCAAGGCCGATCCGGTAGGCCCTCTTTCTCCGCCTCTATCTTTTCGGTAGAATACAATATTATGTTCGCCGCTGACGGAACACTTCTTCCCAGGTGCTTCAGTTATTTGCTCAAATATTTTTGTACCCTTTATGGTTCTTAATCCCGCTATAATGCTCCGATAATTATCAAGATAATCCGATTGGCCCCATGGCTGAAATAACCAATAGAATTCCAAATGTTGCGCTATCTGTTCCTTGAATTCAGTAGATTCTTCTAAAGAAAAACTTGCTAGGACTCCATTGGCTATAGTCCGAAACTCGTGTTGTACAGCGCCTTGTATCGACTGTCCTATAGCTTTAAGCTTTTCGTTGTCGCTTTCAGAGAAATAAGCTAAAAGCCGATTAGGAATAGATCTTTTATGCGGATCAGGAAATATGATTTCGCCGCCTAACTCAATTGTCTTTTTAACAGCAATATCCGCAAGGTGAGAAAGCAAGTAACTGCCTGCGTAAAGATCCTGGGTTTTACGTGCCTGAAAAATAAAGGACTGTACGGGGCCCAGGGTGAATAAAAAAAGCGTTTTATTCATAGAATCGCCTCCTTAAACTCCCTTTGCTTGTTTTTTCCAACAGGATGAAAGCCCTCTTGGAAAGCAACGTGTAACGTCGTAACCAAAGGATGATAATTCTCTCCCAGTTTGATTACAGAAACATATACAGGAGAAGCTAGCCTCTTATCAAAGTGTGCAAATCCTGTGTATTCTGAGCCGCCATCCAAACAAACCTGGTGAGAAACTTGTCCAATCTTCTTTAGCAAATTATTGTAATCGGAATAGGACTTACCGATTTCTACAGTCTCTATGTAAGGATATTCACTTGGAAAAGTACCGAAAAAAGATAGTTTGTTCTCCTCTCGTTTGACCTCACATTCTTCATTAACAAGAGCTATTAAAGCTGAAATTCCCTCTATATTTTTAGGTGTAACATACTCCTCATTATTTTTTTCCAAAATCAATATGGAGCCGAATCCACGTCTGACTCTTTTCCCTATTCCTCCCAACAATAATGTGGTCTCAAGTAAATGTTCATAATAAGTATGTTCGGAGCTTGGTAAAAAATCGCTTAGAATAATATCTATTTCAGAACCGGGCACAAACGCACTCGATATTCCTTTATCTTTATGAGGCAAAAGATTTTCTCTTCTCGTTACTATACTTTTGGAAATTAATCTTAGATTTACAGGAGATCTACCTATGTCAATATTGCTACTTCCAAAAAGGGAAGCCTCCTTTTTTCTCAGTTCATCCAAAGATAAATTTCTATTAATCGCCCTCCACCAAAAGCGCATTGCCCCTTTCAGCGAAGAAGCCCGCAATTCTGGTTCATTAGATCTGCCGTATAAAAACATTGGCGTGATTAATCTGCATTTGTAAACAGTTTTATTGAGCTCTTTGAGCATCTATGTTCCTCCCTCGAAAAATTCCATTTATTAAAACATTCATCAAATCTCTTCCATGGTAAAATATTCTACAAAAAAATACTCATACCTCCTTAATGTGGTTTTAAATAAACGAAAAAAGGAGGTGTTTCAAAGTGTTTCCATATCTTTTATGGTTCTACCAGATAGACTTAGGCCAAAGCATAAAACTATTACCAAAGCAATTTTTAGCAAACAAAAGTCTGTCCGAAATTGGTACGCGCGTACCGATTTCGGACAGACTTTTCTCTCAGCCTATAACTGTTATAAGGATTGATACCTGCGGATGAGAGATTACCAATTTCAAGCCCTCACAAAGTAAGCCAAAAACCATTTACCCGTACCAAATCAACCATAAAGCCAGTAATTCTAATTTCACTTCATAAAAAAATCGTCGTAAGCAATCATCTTCAGGATGCCCAGCGTGATGGAGAAAGTGAATACATTGAGACACAGGATGTTTCTCGAACTATTTTACCCGCTTCAGTTGATGAAAAACTACCGAATAGACGGTGGCTTTTGTCAAGAAATTGGTTATTGTCGAAAAGTACTCTCACTTGAAACAGTTGAACTATCCCCAGACCCTCCTTCATTCATAAAAAGGTCTGTCCGAAATTAGTATGCGCGTACTGATTTCAGACAGACCTTTCCTTCTACGTAGTTAAGCTTGGAATGGAATGATCGATACTTGGCAGTTTCAATTCCTCATAGGTAAACTAACAACGTGGATGGGAAGATTGATTTCGACGGTGCCCTGGCTGTTTCAATCCCTTATAGGTAAGCTAACAACTATCGATGAGAAACTTGCTGCAGCCGTTCAGCTTGCGTTTCAATCCCTCATAGGTAAGCTAACAACTCCGGAGAGACCTCATCCGTCCCCTGGTACTCTTGTTTCAATTCCTTATAGGTAAGCTAACAACGGAATTGGTTAAACCATATATTTAGTTAGTAGGTGGTTTCAATTCCTTATAGGTAAGCTAACAACTTTCGAATGAAGCCTTGAGGGCCGCCCGGCGCGATGTTTCAATCCCTCATAGGTAAGCTAACAACATGAACCTTAGGCCGTTAACTAAACGGGCTGCAGGAAGTTTCAATCCCTCATAGGTAAGCTAACAACGGAAGAGGCCGAAAGGAGAAAAGAGATGTTATCATCGTTTCAATCCCTCATAGGTAAGCTAACAACTACCACGGGTGACAATTGCTTCTCCACCACTGCCCATGTTTCAATCCCTCATAGGTAAGCTAACAACGCTTATATGCAGCATGGGATACAGACAAATATGAAGTTTCAATCCCTCATAGGTAAGCTAACAACGATGGCGGAGCGCGGAGAGATGCCAAGGATAGAGGGTTTCAATCCCTCATAGGTAAGCTAACAACCTGTGCCAAGTGTGCGTCAGGAAGTTATACGATACTGTGTTTCAATCCCTCATAGGTAAGCTAACAACGAAACGTGCGCGGTCAAGCTCAAGCTTCGAACACGGTTTCAATCCCTCATAGGTAAGCTAACAACACTACTCAACCGGCTTTCCCTCGCTGTATTTCAGGGTTTCAATCCCTCATAGGTAAGCTAACAACCCATTTCACCAGCATTAAATAAGCCATTACAGCCATTGACCAAAATTAACCAAATCAGCACTTCTCTTCTTAGCCCGCTTATTTAGCCATATTCTTTGTCGTCGATCCCCGGGCATTTTTACCTCACTGCACATCGACGACAAGAGCTACGATTAAAACCTAGCCTTTTATCCTCCCCCTAATCTAGTGGTAGAAGTAATAAACCGGCTAGTTTATCTAAATCGAAATCAGGCCCATCTCTCATGTTAATATTAGCACAGCAAGGGATTAGATCAAAATCGAAATTCTGGGATTGTTGAAAAAGTAAACTCTTTAATACTAAACTCCAGTATCACTTTGCCAGGAAAAGGTCCGTCCGAAATAGGTACGCGCGTACCTATTTCGGACAGACCCAGCGACGACGTTTACTATCCATTGATAATCTCCACACACCCAAACCCCTGGCTGTTCTTACTTCCTATTCCTCCATCGACGGCCAATTGAAGCAGCTCTTTCGGCCCCGATAAAAACAGCTTACCGGCATACCCTTTAATTACCGTGTTTTTATAATTGACGATCCTCATCCTTTGTATACCCAGCGGTCGTATTTCCACTTCCCCTTCCGGTCCTTCTGATCCATAAAGGGCCCGGTATTTCTTGCGCAGATTTTCATTGAATAAACGGCTATAATCCGTTTCCCCCGGTTGAAAGTAGACCGTATACTTCCTGCCATCCGGCCTGAGCAGCGTACTGTACAGCACCACCGGGGAAAGGGTTCTCACCATAACCTTATTTTCTCTCACCTTATACTGACCGGCACTTATTCTATCGATCTCCAGCTCCTGGGGCCCTAAGCGCATAACCCCTTTTGTAAGCAGCACATTGACCAGGGACTGACAAAAATCCTGCAACGGAGAGGATACCGTCAACTTCAGCTCTCCTTCAAAAGCAATCCTTTTATTCACCCTATCCATTTGATACATACCCTGGATTAAAGAAAAACAAAACATCTTAAAGGCGCGGTTTCCGTCGCTATAGCCCTTCTCATGCAAAAAAGCCGCCAGCTCCTGATCAATGGAATTGTATAACGCTGCCTGAACCAAATAATTATAGTGAATAGGCAATACAACCGGTTCCCTCAAAGGTTTAAAATAAATCTCTAAATTCATTTTCTGCCACTCCCCATCCTTCCTCGGTATGGCCTGAATTAACAACCACGTTTCAATTCCTCATAGGCAAGCTAACAACATAACGTCATGAAGACTGCACCGACAACGACCACGATGTTTCAATCCCTCATAGGCAGACTAAAGACCCAGAGCATCCTTACCTTACTCCATACCGACGGCAAATTCACATAATTAAACCTAACCCATGCCCTTCTAACATCCGCCCGTCCCCTACCCTTCCTGATAATGTTAGCATATGGAACACTAAAATCAAAGACAGCAGTCCTTTAAGCCTTCCTATTCAACTATTCCAACTATCCCGAACCAGACAGGACAGGACCTTGATTCTTTCATCCTTCTCCCTCCCGGCTTTGCCCCTATGACTATACGGTTTTGTGAACTATACGGTATACGATGAAGCAGCCACAGAATCAATACCCGGAGGTATCTGTCCGAAAGCAGTACGCTCTGCTAATTTCTGACAGACCTCTGTTATAAAGCCACTCTATACCTTTAAGACAGTTGCTTCCGCTCCCTTGAACCGCTCTGCTTCCGTCTATTTTATTACCCTATACCAGCAGGCCGGACACCATTCTAGCTGCCAACCCCATTTACCCTTAAGTGAGCTAACCTTTCAATTGACACATATAAAGAACATGTTCAGATAGAGGACTATTCTCAGCAACATGGGGGTGTTTAAATTCCATAACCTTTTTCATACCAAGCTTCTTCATCACATTTTCCGATGGAAGATTAACTTTCGCCGTGAAGCTATAGACTTTCTCCAATCCCAAGCTATTAAATCCATAGTCCAAACATGCTTTTGCCCCTTCAGTAGCATAGCCATTTCCCCATGCCGCATAGTTAAGCCGCCATCCTATTTCCACACAAGGAGTGAATGCCGCCTCAAATGTTGCTCTATGAAAGCCTATAAACCCGATAAACTCATGATTGTGTTTGGTTTCCACAGCATAAAGTCCATATCCCAAACTGAGTTCATCGCCAATCTTCTCATAGAGTGAATCGGTTTCCTGCTCTGTAAGGGTTTCGGGGAAATATCTCATCACCCTTGAATCCTTATTCATCATTCTGAATTCCCTTAGATCCTGTTCCTTCCAGTCACGAAAAATTAACCTTGGCGTCTCAAAATAAATCATTACCTGCTCCCCCTAAACATAATCGCCCATCGGGCATTGAGTTTGCATCATTCTCATAGCCCAGCCCTAAATGGCATTAAGCACTGAACAAAATCATCCAGTGCTTATTCCAAGCATTCCACCATCTTTCGTTTGAGCTGTGGCAACTCATTTCGCACCACATTCCTATAATGTTTAAACTAATGCCCATGTAATCATGGATCACACATCACGAAGTCCGGCCATTTGCCTCTATGGAATTTCAGGCGTTTGCTTCTTAAGCCCTTGGGAAACCCGCTTTGCCGCTTCACCAATAATTTCAAGATTCCGAATCACCGCATCCTGGATAATTCCTGATGTCATGAATTCCTCTTTTCCTGAGATCGTATATGTTTCAATCTTTACAATGCTCTCCAGAATACTGTGAAGATAGACCTTGTCATCTTTCATATAGGCCTGGCCTCCTGGAGAATCTTATCTTTTAACGTCCAATGAACAGAATCGGGAGTGACCACATCTATCTTTCTGCCCAGGATTTCTTCAAGATCATATTTAAGGGAGATTAAATCGAATAAAGAACAATCCTCGCCGCACTCAACCAAAAAGTCTATATCGCTTTCCGTCTTTTCTTCCCCTCTCAGTACAGAACCAAACAGCCTCACATTAAAAAACTTGTATTGAGCTGCTGTGGATAGAATTTGGTCACGTTTAGCCATAATCTCATTAATCGCCGGCATAGCTTCACCCCCTAAGCCTATTCTACCGTATTTTTCCACAATTATAAAGCCTCTATCAAACCTTCCCCGCCACCCGCCAAGCCTGCTGATCCTCTGATGAAATCAGACTTAAGCCAATTAATCAAAGGAGATGGTTTCATGGGAAAAATCCCTGAATTTGATTTTAATTTTATAGTAGCTGAACTAGAGCGGATTCAAAACAATCTTTAGACCTCTTTTCTGGGAGGTCTATTTTTTCAGGAAGAAGGCTCCTTTAAAAAAACTGGTGCGAGGGACGGCCGGCACAAACATGTCCAAAAAACATGTCCCCAAACACGACAACGTTGTCGCATTTGGGGACAAACCCGGTTTCCGGCATTTTACTAATCAGAGCCAAGACTTCCTTATTCACACTCACAGCTTTCATCTTGAATGACCATGACTTTCCCCTCAGGAAACGGCTCCCCATCCATGTATTCCTTCTCACCCTCCCGCTGTGCTTTTAAAAGGATGTCCATGACATCGGCAACCTTAGCCGCCAGTTGAAAATACATCTTTTTATAGTCCGTCATTTTCCTCTATACCCCCTATTTCAAGCAGCGGCAAGGCTCCGGGCCCTGGCCCGGTCCTGCCGTCTGCTTTGATAGGGGAAATTAAAAAGCACATATGCGAGGTTTTTCTACCCTACACATGTGCCATGCTTCGTTATCTGCTGAATCCTAACACCTAACCCCACTCAACCGGAAACAAACCGGCTGTGAACAGAAAAGCGGTCCGCATAACCGGTATGCGAACAATTCCTTTCCGCTGCCTGGGTCAGGAATAGGCTGAATCTCCTGCTGCGTGAAGCCGCACAGTCTGCTCTGTTCCCTGCCGGCACCTCATTACACTCACTTCACCCGCGGCACAGGCAGCTTGCTTGTGCAGAAAGGGGCGGCATTGTATAATAAGAATGTCGTCGTGGACAGCTGGACTGTTACGTGTAGGTGCTGTTCCACCTGCTCGTGCCTGGAAGTGCTCCAACACTTTCAGGTCACGGCGACTTTTTAATTTCCACCTATTACTAATTATAGCTTGTTTGAAGGAAAATGCAAGGGAGCATGCATATTGGCTAAGTTTATGGGAACACGGAACACCTTGCCATCTGGAGCCGGAAGCCCCAGATATATACTATAAAAAAGGCCCGGATAGGTTGTCTTTTGTTCTTATTTTCTTATCAATCCTTAAAGGGTTTGAAACCGTCAATTAACAGGCGATCCAAGTCCTCGCGGTCCGTTGTTAGCTTACCTATGAGGGATTGAAACCTTATATCACTTTGGGGGATGCCCGTCTTGGCCGAGTTGTTAGCTTACCTATGAGGAATTGAAACACTGGCTCTCCGTAAATATCAACTGCTCTCCAACACAGTTGTTAGCTTACCTATGAGGAATTGAAACACCAATGCTTGTGGTTCCCCGGCTCCTTTGGCAAACGTTGTTAGCTTACCTTAAAGTAATGGTCGATATCAAGCAGCCAAGTGAAACCAGTAGAAAAAACCTGACCTCATTCAGTATGGATTGCTGGGACTGGTTTCAAACCCTATGTATTTCCGCCCCTGTTTGCGGTGGCCCTCAGTGTCCTGCTGCCCCCCTGCCTATCGCTGCTTTAAACATCATCAGATTGCCTAGGCCGGGCCTAACTTAAATCTCCTTGCACTTCGGTTTATAAAAGGTCTGTCCGAAATAGGTACGCGCGTACCAATTTCGGACAGACCTTTTTGCTTAAAGCCACTCCAGTGCATTTAAGCCTATGCCTTAAAATCAAAGCCTATCCCTGTTCGTTCAGTGCTGTCAGGTCTAACAAGACGTTATTTCCCGATCCTGCCACGCCGGGAGCTTGCTCAAGGTGCGGATGGCCGTCTGCCGGGCCGCCTCTTGGTCCAGACCTTGAGTGCGAATGAGAAAATCCGTCATCCCCTCCACTTTCTCCGGATAAGACTGCATGGAGCCGTCGGGCCTCGCGCAGTAGAGACAATAATCCTTGCTCTCGTCCCCCAAAGCATAATCGGCGGCTTTCGTCATGGGCATACCACAGGCAATACAGGTTTTCATGGTCAATCCTTCTTTCTCAAATTCTTAATTTAGAAATTCAACTATCTAAAAGAGCATCAACAAGATCATCAGCGGATTTTGCAGAATTGTTACCTTCTTTTCTCATAAATGTCCACCCCTAATTCCTCAAACCCTTGTTTACCCCGCTCCGTCAATAAGTAAACCGTAGACTTTTCCTGCTCGAACCAGCCCAGTTCCACCAGCCGCTCAAACAGCCTTCCCCCTAAGGTTCCGCCGAGATGCCCGTAGCATGATCGCCCTTTAAGGACCTGGGGCGTTTTGGCCATC contains these protein-coding regions:
- the cmr3 gene encoding type III-B CRISPR module-associated protein Cmr3 translates to MLEIEALDTLFFRDGKSFAKGEDTWANSNFPPSPAVFYGALRSVYFSNHMESFAKAQLPDDPTAALIINGLFMKLGQDICFPMPLDCVTPKKSRNSKACLLSLIKNDGVNSSPMSFLLQPKNQEEVEQDLEGYLDSVTFKEYLNSGAEEFYYKKLSDYIHNEPKIGITRSKQTHSSQEHMLYRVDMRRMDKASFVVGYTGISLPQEGFIKLGGEGKGAICKPISMRPIPAPQSESKRFKLYLATPAIYGKGWIPQWMDQNTLEGVYQGIHVKMLAAAVGRPVFIGGFDMKQKRPKPMQKAVPAGSVYYFEIIEGQWEEVIQSFHGKNISDNLAEQGFGLAYMGEIR
- the cas10 gene encoding type III-B CRISPR-associated protein Cas10/Cmr2 — protein: MNKTLFLFTLGPVQSFIFQARKTQDLYAGSYLLSHLADIAVKKTIELGGEIIFPDPHKRSIPNRLLAYFSESDNEKLKAIGQSIQGAVQHEFRTIANGVLASFSLEESTEFKEQIAQHLEFYWLFQPWGQSDYLDNYRSIIAGLRTIKGTKIFEQITEAPGKKCSVSGEHNIVFYRKDRGGERGPTGSALPRSFPIRLIDDNEGLDAANFIKRCLGPYFKEDFDSSFPSTARIALMEAGERLKKERPDHQRIWKGVEELALFKLVENSSAEEKSDSLNKETIQAAALIKEHKIHCSPYYAIMLFDGDDMGKWYGEPHLKAGVSQYDFHSALSARMVDFADEVQKILIEPRGRVIYAGGEDFLGFININYLLKVMVELRERFGRLNIQEYTEDRPTFSAGIAIAHYKTPLSEVLKWAKKMEKWAKEIDTHKDAFGIAVLKHSGETQMTRLKWRSNDLWIPQLIERLMERVKKEDVSTTFIKQLNQIFLKLFESDGNTFDHADLIIKAEIKRLVGRSVTVEKLIGEDRERFENRRTDLVNVLTEDLSKLYFSCKNPMDFLSVLNIVTFLQREVI
- the cmr1 gene encoding type III-B CRISPR module RAMP protein Cmr1, with amino-acid sequence MLKELNKTVYKCRLITPMFLYGRSNEPELRASSLKGAMRFWWRAINRNLSLDELRKKEASLFGSSNIDIGRSPVNLRLISKSIVTRRENLLPHKDKGISSAFVPGSEIDIILSDFLPSSEHTYYEHLLETTLLLGGIGKRVRRGFGSILILEKNNEEYVTPKNIEGISALIALVNEECEVKREENKLSFFGTFPSEYPYIETVEIGKSYSDYNNLLKKIGQVSHQVCLDGGSEYTGFAHFDKRLASPVYVSVIKLGENYHPLVTTLHVAFQEGFHPVGKNKQREFKEAIL
- the cas6 gene encoding CRISPR-associated endoribonuclease Cas6, yielding MNLEIYFKPLREPVVLPIHYNYLVQAALYNSIDQELAAFLHEKGYSDGNRAFKMFCFSLIQGMYQMDRVNKRIAFEGELKLTVSSPLQDFCQSLVNVLLTKGVMRLGPQELEIDRISAGQYKVRENKVMVRTLSPVVLYSTLLRPDGRKYTVYFQPGETDYSRLFNENLRKKYRALYGSEGPEGEVEIRPLGIQRMRIVNYKNTVIKGYAGKLFLSGPKELLQLAVDGGIGSKNSQGFGCVEIING
- a CDS encoding GNAT family N-acetyltransferase; its protein translation is MIYFETPRLIFRDWKEQDLREFRMMNKDSRVMRYFPETLTEQETDSLYEKIGDELSLGYGLYAVETKHNHEFIGFIGFHRATFEAAFTPCVEIGWRLNYAAWGNGYATEGAKACLDYGFNSLGLEKVYSFTAKVNLPSENVMKKLGMKKVMEFKHPHVAENSPLSEHVLYMCQLKG
- a CDS encoding HepT-like ribonuclease domain-containing protein: MKDDKVYLHSILESIVKIETYTISGKEEFMTSGIIQDAVIRNLEIIGEAAKRVSQGLKKQTPEIP
- a CDS encoding nucleotidyltransferase family protein, producing MPAINEIMAKRDQILSTAAQYKFFNVRLFGSVLRGEEKTESDIDFLVECGEDCSLFDLISLKYDLEEILGRKIDVVTPDSVHWTLKDKILQEARPI
- a CDS encoding zinc ribbon domain-containing protein; translation: MKTCIACGMPMTKAADYALGDESKDYCLYCARPDGSMQSYPEKVEGMTDFLIRTQGLDQEAARQTAIRTLSKLPAWQDREITSC